CCTGCACCATCTGTTTCAGTTACATTACAGAAAATGAATGTGGACAATTCGTGGACTAAGGTAAGTACACAAATTACAGATAAAGATGGTAGAATAGGGAATTTTTTACCTTATGGTCAGAATAATGACGGTGTTTATAAACTCGTATTTCATATTGAATCTTATTTTGATAGTAAAAAATTGCAAACATTTTATCCTTTCATCGAGATTGTTTTTCGTATTAAAGGGAATAATCATTTTCATGTACCATTGACTGTATCTCCATATGGTTATTCTACATATAAAGGAAGTTAAAAACGAGATATGAAAAAAAGAATTGCCATTATTGGATCTGGATTTTCTGGTTTATCAGCTGCTGCTTATACAGCAAAAGAAGGACACGAAGTACATGTATTTGAGAAACATAATCAGCCAGGCGGAAGAGCAAGACAATTAAAAACAGAAGAAGGTTATGTATTTGATATGGGACCTAGTTGGTATTGGATGCCAGATGTTATACAAGATTTCTTTGAGGATTTTGGTTATACTACTTCTTCTTTTTTTGAATTGATATCGTTAAATCCTCAATTTGAGATGATTTTTTCCGATGAAAAAATAGATGTACCTGAAAATTTTGAAGCACTAAAAGCAACCTTCGAAAAAATAGAGAAAGGTGCTGGTTTTCAATTAGAAAAATTTATGAAATCTGCCAAATTCAAATATGAAGTAGGAATGAAGGATTTTGTACATAAACCTTGTGCAAATTGGAGTGAATTTATTTCTCTTAAAATTGCTAAAAGTGCATTGAGATTAGATTTACTATCTAATTTTAGAGCCTATGTTGCACGGTATTTTAAAGATAAGAAATTGAGAGCTTTAATGGAGTTCCCCGTAATATTTTTGGGTGCATCTCCTGAAAAGATTCCAGCCTTGTATAGCTTGATGAATTATGGCGGTTATGTACTAGGTACTTATTATCCCAAAGGAGGTTTTTATCAACTGGTATTAGCAATGAAAAAAGTAGCAGAAGAACAAGGGGCGAACTTTCATTTTAATTCGAATGTTGAAAAAATAAATGTAAAAAATCAAAAAGTAAGTTCGCTTCTTATAAATGGTAAAATCCATGAATTTGATGAAGTAATTGCTTCTTCTGATTATCATCATACTGAAACACTTTTGAACGAAGAGTACAGAAATTATACCGCTGATTATTGGAGAGAAAGGACTTTTGCACCGTCTTGTCTTATTTTTTATCTAGGTTTTAACGAAACCATTCCGCATTTAAAACATCATACACTATTCTTTGAACATGACTTAGATCTGCATATAGATAGTATATACGAAGATAAAAGATGGCCTGAAAAACCTTTGTTCTATGCTTGTTGTTCCTCAAAAACAGATCATTCAGTAGCACCTAATGGTAAAGAAAATTTGTTTTTACTAATGCCGATTGCTACAGGAATAAATGACAGTGAATTTGTACGTCAGAAGTATTTAACGGAAATGCTCTTGCGATTAGAAAAGCATACAGGTACTCAAGATTTACAGTCTAAAATTGACTTTAAAAAAAGCTATTGTGTCAGAGATTTTGTGTCCGATTATAATGCTTATGGTGGTAATGCTTATGGGTTAGCTAATACACTTAATCAAACAGCAGTACTAAAACCTAAAATAAGAAATAAAAAGCTAAAGAATTTATTTTATACTGGTCAGTTAACTGTTCCTGGACCAGGAGTTCCTCCCTCTATTATATCTGGTAAAATAGTGGCCAATGAGATCAACAAAATAAAAAATTAAATCCGTATGAAACAATTATTTGATGAGCTTTCTTATTCGGTGAGTAAGATGACAACTCAAAAATATAGCACAAGTTTTTCTTTGGGTATTCTTGCCTTAAAACCTTCTATTCGATCGGCTATTTATGCGATTTATGGTTATGTAAGGTTGGCAGATGAAATCGTAGATAGTTTTCATGGATATAACAAAGAGAAACTTTTAAAAAGATTGAGAAAAGAAACTTTGCATGCATTAAATGAGAGGATATCGCTTAACCCCATCTTACAATCATTTCAAGAGACTGTAAATAATTATAAGATTGATAAAGAGCTTATCGATCAGTTTTTGAGTAGTATGGAAATGGACTTGCAACAAATAGAATATGACTCGGACTTATACAAAACCTATATTTTAGGTTCTGCTGAGGTAGTAGGACTCATGTGTTTACAGGTTTTTACAGATGGTAATAAAGATAAGTATGCAGAATTAAAACCTTATGCGATGAAATTGGGCTCTGCTTTTCAGAAAATTAATTTTCTTCGAGATTTAAAAGAGGATTATCATATTTTGGGAAGAACTTATTTTCCGAATGTGGATATAAGTGGTTTTGATAATAAGATAAAATACGCAATTGAAAAAGAAATAGAAGAAGAATTTGATGAAGCGTTGATTGGGATTAAAAAACTTCCAGCTTCTTCAATTTTTGGTGTTTATCTAGCATATAAATACTATCTTTCTTTGTTTAAGAAGATCAAAAAAAAATCATCCAAAGAAATTTTAAATGGAAGAATTAGAATAGCTAATTCTGAAAAAGTTTTTGTTGCGTTTAAAAGTTACATAAGATATAAAGCTGCTTGGTTATGATTAAAATGTTAGGGTTTCTCATGGTGGGATTTATAGGTTTTATAAATCAAACTGAGGTAGTTCTAGAAGAGCTAAGGGCTAATTATGCTAAGTTATCTAATGACAAAGAATTATGTGCAAATGTAATAGTTGAATTGGACCATATAAAAAATATATCTGCTATTTATTTGGGGTATTTAGGTGGTGCTCAAACAATTAATTCCAAGCACGTGTCTAATCCATTAAATAAGCTTAAAACTTTTAATAAAGGTAAAAAGAATATAGAGGAGGCTATACGTATAGAACCTGAAAATTTAGAATTGAGGTTTATTAGATTATCAGTACAAAAAAACACACCCTCATTTTTGAACTACTATTCAAAGGTTGAAGAAGATACGCAAATCTTATCGGAAAACAGGCATAAAATATCGTCTATAAATTTGCTTAGAAATATTGAAAAAATTTTAAACGAATAAGTGATGAAGTACCGTTTGTATAGAGAACAACAGCTGTATTGTGATATTGATACAGCTTGGCGATTTTTTTCTTCTCCAATGAATCTTTCGGAAATTACACCAAAAGATATGGCTTTTACAGTTTTGTCAGAAGATCAGGATCAGCCAATTTTTGAAGGTATGCTCATCAATTATAGTGTGTCACCACTATTGGGTATTCCTTTGAAATGGCAGACAAAGATTATTCAAGTAGATCTGCAGCAAAGCTTTACAGATTTTCAACAAAAAGGACCATATAAATATTGGAAACATTTTCATGAATTTATTCCCAATGAAAAGGGGATTTTAATGAAAGATACAGTAGAATACGAGCTTCCTTTTGGAGTTTTTGGAAATGTTGTTCATTCTCTTTTGGTGAAAAAAAAATTGAATAAAATATTTGATTATCGTCATCAAGTCTTAAAGCAATTATTTAATAAGTAGGTGTATGAATTTATTTTTGGTGTTGCTAGTATTTGTGCTTATGGAGCCTGTTACATGGTTTATTCATAAATATGTGATGCATGGATTTTTATGGTTTCTCCACAAAGATCATCATGACCATAGCCATAAAGGATCAGTTGAAAAAAACGATTATTTTTTTGTGATATTTGCCATTCCGACAATTACCTTGATGTATTTTGGTTCGATCAATAGTTATAATTACTTATTTTTTGTTGGGATTGGTATTATGCTATATGGTATGGCTTATTTTTTTGTGCATGATGTTTTTATTCATCAACGACTGAAATGTTTTACTCGAGTAAAAAACCCTTATTTTATGGCTCTACGAAGGGCTCATAAACAACATCATAAACACCTTACTAAAGAAGATGGTGAATGTTTTGGATTTCTTTATGTTCCTTTCAAATATTTTAAAATGTATTTTAATTCTACTCAAAAATGATGTCTTATACTTATATTTTGATTTTATTTTTTACAATAATCATTTGTTTCATATCATCCTTTGACTCTCGTATTCTTTTTAACCGTCATTTTGGTTCATTTATAAAAGCTGCATGTGTAGTAGCTATTCCATTTATAGCATGGGATATTTGGTTTACATCTTTGGGTGTATGGTGGTTTAATACTGATTATACACTTGGTTTTGTAATAGGAGGCTTACCCATAGAAGAGTGGTTATTTTTTATTTGTATTCCTTTTTCATGTATATTTACCTATTTCTGTTTTGATAAATTTTTTAAATTAGACTGGCTTTCCAGTTTTAATAACCTGATTGTTTTTTTTAGTGTGATTGTTTGTTCAATTGTCGCTTTACTTTATTATGATAGAATTTATACACTATTAACAGCTGTTATAACATTGGTTGTTTTAATGTACTTACACTTTGTTCGTCGTGTCGATTGGATAGGAAAAGCTTCGTTTGTTTTCACTATTCTTATGCTTGGTTTTTTTCCTGTAAATGGTATTCTAACAGGTACAGGATTAGAATCACCAATTGTAAATTATAATCCTGATGATTTTTTGGGAATCAGAATGGGAACTATACCAATAGAAGATTCTGTGTATGGATATACGCAATTTCTTTTAGTTCTCTATTTTTTTAAACAATTTAAATCAAAATCACATGAAAATAAAAAATAAAACACTATTAATTGTAGTATGTGTAGGCTTACTGATACTTTCAAATTCATGTTCCTCGATTCCTAAAAAGGCAGAAGCTGTTCAAAATTTTGAAGTTGATCGATATTTAGGTACTTGGTATGAAATCGCTCGTTTAGATTTTCGTTTTGAGAAGAACTTGGATAATGTTTCCGCTAACTACAGTTTTGATAAAAAAGGGAATATAGTGGTTTCAAATAGCGGATTTAATGAGGATAAACAAGTATGGAAGCAAGCTATAGGTAAAGCAAAATTTAGAGACGGTAAGCAAATTGGAAAGCTAAAAGTAAGCTTTTTTGGACCTTTCTATGCTGGATATAACGTAATTGCTTTGGATGAAAACTATCAATATGCATTGGTTATAGGTAAAAATCTAAATTACTTATGGATTTTATCTAGGACGAAAGATATTCCAGAGAATATTAAAACAAACTTTCTTGCATTAGCTTCAGAAATTGGTTATGATATATCCAATTTGGTTTGGGTAGAACATAATAGAAATGATAATCCATTTTTAAATGAAAAATAAAATTTCCATTTTTTGGTTTCGAAGAGATCTTCGTTTAGAAGATAATGTTGGGCTGTACCACGCTCTTTCATCTGGAGTTCCTGTGTTACCTATTTTTATTTTTGATGAAGGTATTTTACGACAACTGGATGACAAGAAAGATAGGAGGGTGGATTATATTCATCAAGCGCTTCAAAAGATTAATAATCAATTAAAATCTTTTGGGACAAGTCTCAATGTATATTATGGTGATCCTCTCAAAATTTTTCAGCAACTTTCTACTGAGTTTGCTATTCATTCTATATTTTGTAATCGTGATTATGAACCTTTGGCAATTAAAAGAGATACTTCGATTTACAATTATTTTAAGTTATTTAACATTTCGTTTAAAGCATTTAAAGATCAGGTAATTTTTGACAAGAAAGATATTTTAAAGAAAGATAGTTCTCCTTATACAGTATATACGCCGTATGCAAAAAAATGGAAACAAATTTTGAAAACAGAAGATTATAAATGTTATGACCCTGATTACAGCAAATTTTTGAAAACAGAATTCAAAACGATTCTTTCACTCAAAGAAATTGGTTTTTTAAAAACATCAATTTTATTCAAACAGCCAAAGCTAGATAAGGAAATTATTCAAAATTACCATAAATATAGGGATCATCCTGCTTTACAATGTACGACCCAATTAGGTATAGCTCTTAGATTTGGAACGATTAGTGTACGAAAATGTGTTGCGTTAGCGATAGAGCTAAATGAAACATGGCTCAATGAATTAATTTGGAGAGAATTTTTTATGCAAATACTCTACCATTTTCCATATGTTGTTCACCAACCTTTTAAAGCTAAATACAATGAAATAAAATGGAGAAATAATGAACAAGAATTTAAGCTGT
This portion of the Empedobacter stercoris genome encodes:
- the uraH gene encoding hydroxyisourate hydrolase, with protein sequence MKKSVFFFLIFCCSLYCFSQTKTYQLSSHILDNSTGEPAPSVSVTLQKMNVDNSWTKVSTQITDKDGRIGNFLPYGQNNDGVYKLVFHIESYFDSKKLQTFYPFIEIVFRIKGNNHFHVPLTVSPYGYSTYKGS
- a CDS encoding phytoene desaturase family protein, which codes for MKKRIAIIGSGFSGLSAAAYTAKEGHEVHVFEKHNQPGGRARQLKTEEGYVFDMGPSWYWMPDVIQDFFEDFGYTTSSFFELISLNPQFEMIFSDEKIDVPENFEALKATFEKIEKGAGFQLEKFMKSAKFKYEVGMKDFVHKPCANWSEFISLKIAKSALRLDLLSNFRAYVARYFKDKKLRALMEFPVIFLGASPEKIPALYSLMNYGGYVLGTYYPKGGFYQLVLAMKKVAEEQGANFHFNSNVEKINVKNQKVSSLLINGKIHEFDEVIASSDYHHTETLLNEEYRNYTADYWRERTFAPSCLIFYLGFNETIPHLKHHTLFFEHDLDLHIDSIYEDKRWPEKPLFYACCSSKTDHSVAPNGKENLFLLMPIATGINDSEFVRQKYLTEMLLRLEKHTGTQDLQSKIDFKKSYCVRDFVSDYNAYGGNAYGLANTLNQTAVLKPKIRNKKLKNLFYTGQLTVPGPGVPPSIISGKIVANEINKIKN
- a CDS encoding phytoene/squalene synthase family protein, with translation MKQLFDELSYSVSKMTTQKYSTSFSLGILALKPSIRSAIYAIYGYVRLADEIVDSFHGYNKEKLLKRLRKETLHALNERISLNPILQSFQETVNNYKIDKELIDQFLSSMEMDLQQIEYDSDLYKTYILGSAEVVGLMCLQVFTDGNKDKYAELKPYAMKLGSAFQKINFLRDLKEDYHILGRTYFPNVDISGFDNKIKYAIEKEIEEEFDEALIGIKKLPASSIFGVYLAYKYYLSLFKKIKKKSSKEILNGRIRIANSEKVFVAFKSYIRYKAAWL
- a CDS encoding SRPBCC family protein; this encodes MKYRLYREQQLYCDIDTAWRFFSSPMNLSEITPKDMAFTVLSEDQDQPIFEGMLINYSVSPLLGIPLKWQTKIIQVDLQQSFTDFQQKGPYKYWKHFHEFIPNEKGILMKDTVEYELPFGVFGNVVHSLLVKKKLNKIFDYRHQVLKQLFNK
- a CDS encoding sterol desaturase family protein, which encodes MNLFLVLLVFVLMEPVTWFIHKYVMHGFLWFLHKDHHDHSHKGSVEKNDYFFVIFAIPTITLMYFGSINSYNYLFFVGIGIMLYGMAYFFVHDVFIHQRLKCFTRVKNPYFMALRRAHKQHHKHLTKEDGECFGFLYVPFKYFKMYFNSTQK
- a CDS encoding lycopene cyclase domain-containing protein; its protein translation is MMSYTYILILFFTIIICFISSFDSRILFNRHFGSFIKAACVVAIPFIAWDIWFTSLGVWWFNTDYTLGFVIGGLPIEEWLFFICIPFSCIFTYFCFDKFFKLDWLSSFNNLIVFFSVIVCSIVALLYYDRIYTLLTAVITLVVLMYLHFVRRVDWIGKASFVFTILMLGFFPVNGILTGTGLESPIVNYNPDDFLGIRMGTIPIEDSVYGYTQFLLVLYFFKQFKSKSHENKK
- a CDS encoding lipocalin family protein, which codes for MKIKNKTLLIVVCVGLLILSNSCSSIPKKAEAVQNFEVDRYLGTWYEIARLDFRFEKNLDNVSANYSFDKKGNIVVSNSGFNEDKQVWKQAIGKAKFRDGKQIGKLKVSFFGPFYAGYNVIALDENYQYALVIGKNLNYLWILSRTKDIPENIKTNFLALASEIGYDISNLVWVEHNRNDNPFLNEK
- a CDS encoding cryptochrome/photolyase family protein, with protein sequence MKNKISIFWFRRDLRLEDNVGLYHALSSGVPVLPIFIFDEGILRQLDDKKDRRVDYIHQALQKINNQLKSFGTSLNVYYGDPLKIFQQLSTEFAIHSIFCNRDYEPLAIKRDTSIYNYFKLFNISFKAFKDQVIFDKKDILKKDSSPYTVYTPYAKKWKQILKTEDYKCYDPDYSKFLKTEFKTILSLKEIGFLKTSILFKQPKLDKEIIQNYHKYRDHPALQCTTQLGIALRFGTISVRKCVALAIELNETWLNELIWREFFMQILYHFPYVVHQPFKAKYNEIKWRNNEQEFKLWCDGKTGYPIVDAGMRELNQTGFMHNRVRMITASFLCKHLLIDWRWGEAYFASKLNDYDLSANNGNWQWVAGSGCDAAPYFRVFNPTLQTEKFDKEYLYIKKWVSEFETDDYPSPIVPHNFARNRVLSIFNDALKD